The nucleotide window atcgaacgaaccggtcggtgtagtataccccatctaccctttaaaacaccaaacgccctctcaacatcttttcttgccgattcttgcaattttttgaacgccttttctttagcctcgacgggaaatgagggagctttcacaaaaacagaccaagacgggtagataccatccacaagataaaagcctcgtctgtaatgtcgaccgttaacatagaaaggagaggaaggtgcggtaccatccgttacgctttggaacaacggcgacgtgtgcaacacattgatgtcgttgtttgaacctgggacaccgaaatacgaatgccaaatccataaatcattcgacgccaccgcttctagtatgatggttggtcttttgatgtctcccctcacatacgcccctcgcaactctcttggacaatttttccactcgatatgtgtacaatcgatgctaccgagcatcccgggaaaatgccatctagcctcgtgtgcggcataaatacgtgagatgtcgtggctcgtcggtttacgtaaaaactcgttagaatacaacttaatgaccgcaTTGCAAAAAAAATTGCAAGCACTCACGTGAAGTTCTTTcagacatagctaggtattcatcatattgatcgagtgggttacctgtcgctagttggcgaatggcggacgtgcatttttgaatcggcgtgaaacttggtttgcccctcgcatcgtaaccttcttgaaaccatcCCTCGCTTGcctcgatgtctccaacaatctttaaaaataattctttgggtaaacgaaaacgatctctaaacgtttcggcattgtatagcgggttttccacaaaataatcgttcatcaaaacttcgttggcacgtatacgatcacggccgaccatcttcttctttgggcgggacgactcggcatcaagctcgttatacaccgacacaaaatagtttagcgtgtcgttgtcggaagacgactcggtatcgctagacatcggaaacgtcgaatcggtagggaattccatttgagaaagatataaaaaattgtgtgaaatggtttaaaagatatagtttggtgtgtgaaaaaatggttaaaatgtgGATATATTTATAGATAAAAtggattatttttttttattaaaagttacCGTTTTAAACGGTCATGTGCCCCAACGGTCGGATTTTTGAAAGTTTAACGCGTAATGGTGGTAACGCGTTTTCTTTATAACGCGTGGAACAAAGGGTGGCGGCGGTGTAGCGTTGAAGTTCAACGCGTGCTCAAGCCCCATCACGGGACCGCCCCGTCCCCTCTAAGGGTGAGCGGGGCACTAGCGGGGAGTGGTCGCGGTGATCCTATTCTCccagcgggaacaccgccgccatccctgcGGTGACCCAAATCGGAGAGGTGGGTCGGGGTGAATTCACCGAAGAAGGAAGGGGGAGAGTGTGGGGCCACCCTCTTTTCAAACCAATCAattatttcctttttttttttttttttgaataaaaaaacaagtcaTCTAATaagggagtgccgccatcaaattggggtgtgaggggagtttaagagaGGAGTTAacgtggcataacctgattgggtgtgCATAAGAGAGAGTGCCCCGCTCACCCTAATCAAGTAATCTTATAACAAAACAACTCCCATTTGACTTTCCTATATAAATCATCATCGGCGGCTCCAACTAACCTCTCCTTTAACTTTCTTATGTAAATCATTATAGTAATCTTAAAACAAAACAATTCCCAGTTGACTTTCCTATATAAATCATCACTTTTCTATCTATATTCCCCACCCATTGATTctaatcttctctcaaacaatcaaACACCTTTCcttaacaaaccttttcgtttgTGAGACACTAAACTCATACGCGATGGGTTCGTGTGGAACTTTCTCAGTTAATGTGAAGAAGAGAGACATCATCGCAGCCGCGATGCCAATCCAGGACCACTGGCTTCCTATGTCCAACCTAGACTTACTCCTTCCGCCAGTGGATGTAGGAGTTTTCTTCTGCTACAAGAACTCTCTTCCACTCGATGAGAGTGTGAACATAGTCAGGAAATCACTTGCAGAAGCCCTGGTGCCGTTCTACCCGCTTGCAGGCGAAATTGTCCAAAACAACCTTGCTGAACCTGAGTTGCTTTGTAATAACCGTGGTGTGGATTTTATTCATGCACATGCAGATGTGGAGCTTAAGAACATTAATCTTTACAACCCTAATGAGTCTGTAGACAAAAAGCTTGTTCCACTCAATAAACAAGGTGTCCTTACGGTTCAGGTATAGTATATGAACAGCAAGATGCTTAAGGCAAAATCGAATACTAATAACGTTTGAAAGCTTTTGTGCCGTTTCATTCCACCTGAATTATTAGTTCATTCCTTACATTTTCCATCTATTAAAAATCCAAAAGAGCAAACTTCTAGTTTTGTTTAGTTTATAGAGTAATAAAAAAACTTGCGTATAAACTAATATGACAATTTTATATTTCCGTTAAATAATGCTagacttttgttttttttttattttattttattataggAGTTCATATTAGTTTTTAGAAagtatttttataaaagaacaaacCCCAACCATCTATTTTAAAAGGAGAATAGTATAATATTAAGTTTTTAGATATGCAACATTTTTATATGTTTTGAAAGGGATGCATGAAATTACAGATAGTTGCTTCAGAAACAAGGTTTTAATTCGAGGATTTATGAACTTAGATTAATTAAGGCTGAAACCCTTCACATATCAAGGCTGCCTATTTGCACACttagggtttatatacgctgctgcgtatagagctatacgcagcgtatagggttacacCTATATGTTGCGCATAGAGCTATAGAGCTATAGGTGTAACCCTATAGgctgcgtatagctctatacgcagtgTAGGTACATACAGTTAGGGTTTGGTGTGCAAATAGCCATGTTGGTATGCAAATAGGTACACCCTTAATTAAAAGAAAGAACTATTATCAGAAAACTTGATACTCACTCTCATTTCCCTATCATTGATGAATACTTACTGATTATATCCCAAACGGTTTATATTTATTTGTCCCGAAATAGGTCACTGAGCTAATGTGTGGAGGTTTGGTAATTGGATGCGCATTTGATCATAGAGTAGTCGATGCATACTCGATAAATATGTTCTTGACCGCATGGGCTGAAATTTCGCATTCAAAACCAATTTCTAGTCTTCCATCTTTCAGGCGTTCTATGCTTAACCCTAGACGCCCACCGGTTATAAACCCCTTCTACAACAAGCAATTCTTTCCTTTATCATCTCTCCCTCCACCCCAGACTTCCGTATTGACGAATCCCCTTATAAGCCGTATATACTACGTTGAAGCCAAAGATATAAGTTACcttcaaatgcaatcaagttTTAATGGAAACCAAAAACGAAGCAAGCTTGTATCGTTTACTGCCTTTTTATGGAAGATAATTGCAGAGTGTGAAGATGGTTTCAAGACATGCAAAATGGGCGTTGTAGTTGATGGGAGAAAAAGGTTTGACAAACTCTCTTTGTCAAATACCATGTCATTGTCAATGCAAAACTACTTTGGAAATGTAATTTGTATACCTAACGGTGAAGCAAACTCAAGTGAGCTTAAGGAGATGCCACTAGGACTAGTAGCTGAGATGGTTAATGAATTTGTTTACCCTGCAATGACTGAGGAACATTTTCGAGAAATCATTGATTTCGTTGAGTTGCATCGACCTGAGCCTGTAGTTGGAAGGATATATGCTAAATTAGATGAAAACGATGGTGAAGCCGTCGTGGTATCTTCGGGGCAGCGTTTCCCGGTCAATAGTATTGATTTCGGATGGGGAAAGCCACAATTCGGGTCATATCATTTTCCGTGGGGTGGACAAATTGGATTCGTAATGCCAATGCCAAGTGCTAGGAATAACGGAGATTGGATTGTTTACATGCTTCTTCTTCGAAAGCATTTGGACTTGGTAGAGACCAAGGGAATGAATGTGTTTAAACCATTAACTCCATCATACTTTAACCTCTAGTGGCCATCCCCTACTATTTCAAAATACCAttgtaattaataattaaaatgtgTATGTGACCTGATCAATCTTTTTAGTGAAACAAAATATGtgtataattaaataaaaacctTTCCATAACGAAATACATATGTCAAAGGATTGGGATTGATTATCTATCAGTTATAAGATAGGATTTACTTGCATTTTTCTTCtcatagatttttttttttttttttttttttttgtggttgacTTCAAAATAATCtttgaataaccaagtaaaagttgCATTTAAATATTTGATTCTAACACTATGAAGTATCATGGATAGACACAAAAATTATCATACTCGAAATTTGATAACTCATAACAACTTTAATAGACCATATGTCAAACTTCTGTCATCAAGCACAAGTCTATAGTCTCCAACAACGTGGATGATTCCTTTTGTAGAAGGACAATCCTTTTTTGTTACAACGAGTAATAAGGTGGTGATATTTGAGTTCGTGAATGAAATATACTATACAAATGATGATTTCAGCAAAATAATGGAGGCGATAGACACCCTACAATACATAGGTAATTCATTTAAAAGATATTGCCTTTGCCTTGCCATGATTTCTCTTAAAGAGAAGGTGATTGATGAGTTACACACTTGAGGCTTAGGAGTCAACCATGGGCGGGATAAAATGCTTATTGCTATAGAAGAGAGGTACTGATGTAGACTAGAAAACGGGATAGTAAATCGGACCTGTTGATTCTCACAGAATACAAGGAACgattctttcaaaattcgttgaTTCACAAAGAATACCGAAAGTTGGGATTTTCACACACCCACACACACTAGTGATTTGGGAGAGAAAAATGACTTTTCATATAATTCCAAAACTGATTATCTTCCTCCCATTACATCCATATAAATAATAACGTAAATTGAAAACGGGCCTCAAAACACACTTGGGCCAAAAGTTATAACGAAAAAAAAGTCCACCAAAAgcattaaaaaacataaaaagataaATAAGTCATAGAAATAAGGGTTTTTGGGCCCGAACGATGACCCAAACCACCTACGGTGTTTGTAGAAAGATGGGCTTCGTTCACACGACTGATTCGCCTGGTCGTACGCCCAAAACGGACACATGTAGCCCAAGTTAGAgtcattttagtgaagccccttttgtcacGCGATCTTaggcctccaaatacaagatggtccgctcctccacacttgggcccgcatcaggTACTTTTGCCCCCATCTAAAATATGTGGGTAGTTTTGTACATAAGTGTACAACATGCCAAGAGGGTAAAGGAAGGTCTCAGAACACTAGACTCCACACCTCACTCCATGAACTTCATTTCCGTTTCCCCCCACACTTTGTGTGTGATAGATTtggtatatatacatatatgtgatCATGGGTCGCTTATTAAATAGGGTCTACTCTGTTCCATATAAGAAGACATGAATTATGATGTTGTTCATGTTACCGAAATTGTTTTTTTAAGAATTTGTATGCCTGCATGAAGTTTCAAAGTCATTGACTTTTACTAGCATTCATGGCTCATTTATTTTTTACCCTATCAAGACATGTTAGCACATGGCTTAACTTTAGTATTACATCTCACCCACAATCTAACAATCACAAGAAAGTGGTCTAAATGATATATTTCTTATGCAGACAAATGAAAAGATGTTAGATATAACACTTACCCATGCAAAATTCACCTACAATAGTGCAATCCACAACTCAACAGGTGCACATACATGTCTCAGTGCACATTTTTTACAAGCATTTTCCTCAAGTGTGTTGTTCTAGGTCTACTTACTAGGAAAAGTAGGCATCAAAGCAAAGAATTTAATGGACCTACATGCACATATTGTTAGGATCGTACACGAgtaacacacaaacaaacacaaacagaAAAGCAAGAAATCTGACATGAGAGATTTATGTGATTCAATTGCGGTGTGCAACCTACGTCTACAGGGGCACCTAAGGTTTCGTATTATTGAGTGATCAATACTGAGTTACAAGTACAAGAGATATATTTACACTAGCCTATTAAGGTTTAACCCTTTACTAAACTTGCTAAACAAGATACTAAGTAAACTTGGCCCATAGTTTAGGGGTTTATATGAAATTGttcattacaaaaaaaaaaaaaaaaaaaaaaaaaaaaaaagtaaagttGGCCCATTAGGGTTAGGGTCAGCCGAACCCCTTCCCATATTCTCTCTAATTCTCGGCTAGGCTTAGTGGGACGATGAAACACATcgccaacaatctcccacttggtgtCTTCGGACCTCGAACTGCACCATCTCTTCTGTACTTCTGTAAATGAAAATTTCCCCTGATCTTCAAAGTCTCCCTAGTTACCCCAACTTCTCATCACTATTCCAACAAGCTAAGCTTATCCAACACCACATACTTGGTATCTGTTGGATTCTTAGCACCTGAGATGATATATTTGTTGGATTCTTAGCACCTGAGATGTTCTTCAAGCTGATTGTTCCATCACTGATCAATCATCTCACAAAGTGATACCTCATCCTAATGTGCTTCGTCTTCCCATGATACACAGGATTCTTAGCAAGTTTCACTGCACTCTCACTATTATAGTACAATGAGTAATTAAACTGTTGTTTACCCAAATCTTCAAGAAAAGTCTTCAACCATACTAACCCCTTACTTGCTTCAGCAACAGCCATGTACTCGCCTTCTGTTGTTGATAAAGCCACACTTTTCTAAAGTCTAGACATCCAGCCTATTGTTCATCCCACTGTAAACACATACCctatagttttttttaaatatcaatTTGCATCCACCCAGATCTGCGTCAGTATAATCCCTTAGAATGGCATTGTTCCCTTTGAAACATAACCCCATCTGCTTCCCAATGTTCTCTTCCCATATCTAGCATAAACCGACTAACAACCCCAACGGCATAAGCAATATCAGGTCGAGTGCAGACCATGGCATACATGAGACTACCTACCACTGATGCATATGGAACCTTAGACAATTCTGATCTTTCTTCTTCAGATTTAGGAGACTCATCTTTGGTAAGCTTCAAATGACTTCCCAATGGAGTATTTCTAGGCTTGGTCTTATCATCATTCATCTTGAATCTTTCTAACACTTTCCCTATGTATTTCTTCTGGGATAGTGTTAAAGAACCATCCTTCTTGTTTCTTTTGATGTTCATCCCAAGTATCTATTTGGCTGGACCCAAATccttcatcttgaattctttggACATTTGCTTCTTCAACTTGCTAGTTTCATTCATATATGATCTTGCAatcaacatatcatcaacatatagtAATACTATTATATAAAAGCTAATGAATTTCTTCAGATAGCAGCAATGATCCATCTAGCATCTCTTGAACCCCAACCTGTCCATGAAGTTATTAAACTTCATGTACTGTCAAGGTGCCTGTTTTAGACTATACATGTTCTTTTTCAGTTTGCAGGCCCAATTTTCTTTCTCAACAACCTGAAAACCCTCAGGTTGTGCCATATAAATGTCTTTAGCTAggacaccatgtagaaatgccaTTTTCACATCTAGCTGCTCTAGATGCAAGCTTTTTCAACTATAAGACTCAGAACCAAGATGATGGTAGTCATCTTCACCACTGGAAAGAATATCTCATCAATAATCAACCCTTTTCTTTCTACTGAAATCTCTTCACCACGAAATGTGCTTTATACCGTTTAGACCCATCCTATTCTTCCTTGACCCTAAAGACCCATTTATTCTGTAACGCTCTCTTATCTGGCGGAAGCTTGACCAAGACCCATGTCTTGTTCTTTCTTAGAGAGCTCATCTCACTCTTCATAGCATTCTCCCACTGGCAAGAATCTTTCATCTTGACCGCTTTGGAGTAACTTTCGGGTTCATCGCTTTTGGTCAAGAGAATATAATTAACTAAAGGACCTGGACTATACctgtaacgcctcgtattttgtatttctatttttagaaaGTCTTGTATTTGCATTCttttttttggaaacttgtaattCGTATTCCTTTCAACTaattgtaatccgagacttcgatcataatggaaatacattttttttgtttcattTATACATACATGATGCATACTCATTCACAAATACGCGTTTTATATTTGAAACCGAATTATACTTGACGTTTATTTTATGTTCAGGATAATATTCATACACATTCCTACAATACACATACTCATACATGCCTTAGAAACACTTAACATGTTGAAGAAATTGAATAATTGGACAAACAAACAAGCATTAAGGgccaaaaatgaaaattttcactTCTGACATGTCTTACAGACTGCAAGACATAGGGTTTAAGGTCCCCAAGAGCTTCTGACAGGAAAAATTGTTGATAGCTCGCAAATTTACTCCAAAATCCACCTTTTTAACCACTTTTTCCACCTCCCTCCTCCTctaatcaccttctaactcaattatgacttaaccctaatcctcccCTATAAATCTAAGCCTTCTCTAACACATTTCCACTTTCCACAACCTCATTTCACTCTCAAACACTCcaagaatttcaagaaaactCCAACTTTGGGCAGATTACTACAAGTTAAAACTTATGAGTTTTAACTtgtttcttcaaccttttcttctcGTTTCTTTCTTTATAACTCCTTGGAAAACCTCTAAGGATGTTACCCAATGTTCACCAAGGTGTAATAAGGTGGTAAATCACTTATATGAGGCTGCAAAGTGGGTTTAAAATCCTGCTTTGGATTAAACATTACAACTTGTTCTTGTTTCCATTCAACTGGTGGGAATCTCGTGTCAAGCCTTGTCCCCAACTAAACTAATTTTGTGAGGCTTATGTTATGACAAATTTCTAGAAGTTATGAGGTTCATAACCTCTAAACTTTTTGCCCTAAAGGTCCCAAGTGACCTACAAAGTGTTGGAAACATCCAAGCTTTCAACCTTCAATGTTGAAAGACTTGAGTTATGGTTAAGTGTGAGCAATGGAAGCCTTGGCTTTCCAACTATAATTCCACTACCTCACTTAGTTAGTAAATCCATCTTCTTTAACCTAAGTCATCAAGTGAACTTTCTAGTAACAAAGTGTCCAAACTACACCAAGTCTCCAAACATTTGCCATGAATGGATGCACTAGTCTAGTATGAGTTTCACTTGGTCACTTGATGATTTAGATGATTAGTTATTTGTACATTCTTTAGtttattcatgaccaaccgaaaTCATTAACTAAGTTGATgattttgtgctttggtgaatccaTACAATGAGGTAAAATGAATGGAATTCATCCTACCTCCATGCATGACATTATATGACTTGGACTAAATacttgtaaatatatatatatatatatatatatatatatgtaactagtctaagtacccgtgtgttacacggttACTCAAAGTAAATTACATAATTTAAATGTGTTGACATAAACTTTGGAATAAGTTAAACTTTACACAATATCAATTATATAATTTACACTGAAAAGTAAACGTTCAATCCATTTGGCTCATTCATATTTAAGCTTCTTATTTGTTCGACCAGACCCATTTATAAGTAAACATGTCAAAATTACCCATGTTTGTATTTTGTCTCAAGCTAACGTAGCTCGTTCTTTTTTCAAAATCTGCTACTAAATATCCTTAAGCTCATGTGTTGTATCCTCATATGTAGTGGCACAAATGTTGGTGGGCATATTTCCAGCTCTTTGTGGCTGTATTTCTCAAGCTTATGTGGCTGTATAACAGCCCTTGTAGAGTAAAAGTTCCAGACATGCTTCACGTCTAATACAAACCTTGTACGGGTGTATGTCACAACCATTTATGGTTGTATTTCTCCGCTTTATGCGGCTGAAAAACAACCCATGTACGGTAAAAGTTCCAGCCATGTATAGCCATGTATGAGCCTATATACCAGCAAATCTTTAATAACATCATAAGCATCATTCAGAAAACTTAATTTCACTAATTTAATTAACATGCATGCTTTCAGCGAAAACATGATTTTCGCTGTTGTGACATTTGTTTATACATTAATGAttatccaaaaacattaaaaaccaAGTACATAAATCTTACTTCGTAATATAACTAAAAAGTATACAATGAAATTACCATATTTTAAGTCCAACATGGTGGTGGAGGTGAAAGTATGAGAGAAAGGAAAGCGTCCTCAACTGGATTTGTGTCTAAGCATGGACGACCCTCCATTCGCCGCCGCCAAACTCAAGAACAATATTCCAAATGCGCCCCTGTTGTCAACTGCAATAGATACTCAATAAACATTCAATGTGGTGTATAAACTGTGTTTTCAACTTTTAACCTGTATTAACTGTTATAATGTTCTGATCTAAACAACCCAATTAGCATCAAATTAATCTGTACAGGCAATAATTCAAACATACCAGTAATACCCTGTTGACAAAATCTAATCCAAAGTCAAAATTAACCGCTTTGTAAACATCCTGAAATACCCTTTCGACATGTATTAGCTTTAACCCAATTAAAAGTTGTCCCATAATCAAAATTGTTCCAAACCTGAAGTTTAACTTATTTGGTCAAACTACAAATTCTATAAAATAACCTTTAAACCAAGTTACATGTTGTTGTTGATTCTGATTTGTACATGAATCTAAACCCATCTTGAAGTACATCATTTAGAATAGTATAGTAACAGTCTAGAATGTTCATAGAACATTTGGTGTGAACCGAACTTCATTCGAACGTCTTAACCATTATTCGGCTATGTTTGTGAGTTCAGTAAGTTATAAATATAGTATAGTAACAGTCCAGAATGTTCATAGAATTCGTAGAAGTCATGCATGGAGGTTATAACCTCGTTAGagttcaccaaagcacaaattAGTTAACTAACTTAACTAAACGGTTGGTCATGACTACATAAATGTAAATAACAGGAATTTAAATGACCAAACAACCGAACAAGAATAACTCGGGTGTGTCGTCTCAACATGGAAAGAATGAACTAAGTGTTGGAGGCTAGATTGGAAGCCAAGGCTTCCACGGTTCATACACTATTATATCAGAATTGTTCACATCGAAAATGAGGATCTGATTAActtacaacacttagaaaatagaAAATGCTGGAACAAGGTAAAACAGTACCTTTCGTGTGAGAGGGAGTCCCTGTCGCGCGAAAGGGGTATCCTTTCGTGCGACTAGACTGCCTTTCATGTGAGAGATTCTGTTTCGAGATAAAAACAACTTGGTTTTGGTTAAACAGTTCATCTTCTT belongs to Helianthus annuus cultivar XRQ/B chromosome 5, HanXRQr2.0-SUNRISE, whole genome shotgun sequence and includes:
- the LOC110940470 gene encoding shikimate O-hydroxycinnamoyltransferase; amino-acid sequence: MGSCGTFSVNVKKRDIIAAAMPIQDHWLPMSNLDLLLPPVDVGVFFCYKNSLPLDESVNIVRKSLAEALVPFYPLAGEIVQNNLAEPELLCNNRGVDFIHAHADVELKNINLYNPNESVDKKLVPLNKQGVLTVQVTELMCGGLVIGCAFDHRVVDAYSINMFLTAWAEISHSKPISSLPSFRRSMLNPRRPPVINPFYNKQFFPLSSLPPPQTSVLTNPLISRIYYVEAKDISYLQMQSSFNGNQKRSKLVSFTAFLWKIIAECEDGFKTCKMGVVVDGRKRFDKLSLSNTMSLSMQNYFGNVICIPNGEANSSELKEMPLGLVAEMVNEFVYPAMTEEHFREIIDFVELHRPEPVVGRIYAKLDENDGEAVVVSSGQRFPVNSIDFGWGKPQFGSYHFPWGGQIGFVMPMPSARNNGDWIVYMLLLRKHLDLVETKGMNVFKPLTPSYFNL